From Paraburkholderia fungorum, the proteins below share one genomic window:
- a CDS encoding PP2C family protein-serine/threonine phosphatase — protein MTCKSQFRWTSSARSDAGRVREINEDACLDQPGTGRWAVADGMGGHAVGDLASRLVIDALSRIASPVSMKTLIADARARLQTANRQLRDEAARRQVQRIGSTVVVLLACDRFCGYVWAGDSRIYLYRGGQLQQLTRDHSQVEQLKSLGVITDEEARHHPAQHMITRAVGATDMLDLDDDAIEVVDGDVFVLCSDGLSNELSDDEIIAVLTSAERENASEELVELALAKGGRDNITAVVVQAEDPNATDKTLLNPAP, from the coding sequence CGCGCGCTCCGACGCCGGACGTGTTCGCGAGATCAACGAAGACGCCTGCCTCGACCAGCCCGGCACCGGACGCTGGGCCGTCGCCGACGGCATGGGCGGACATGCGGTCGGCGATCTGGCGAGCCGCCTGGTGATCGACGCGCTAAGCCGGATCGCATCACCTGTCAGCATGAAAACGCTGATCGCCGATGCCCGCGCGCGACTGCAAACCGCCAATCGTCAACTGAGGGACGAAGCCGCGCGTCGTCAGGTGCAGCGCATTGGCAGCACGGTCGTCGTGTTGCTCGCTTGCGACCGGTTCTGCGGCTATGTGTGGGCAGGCGACAGCCGCATCTACCTGTATCGCGGCGGCCAGTTGCAGCAACTCACGCGCGATCACAGCCAGGTGGAACAACTGAAATCGCTCGGCGTCATTACCGATGAAGAGGCGCGACATCATCCGGCACAACACATGATTACGCGCGCGGTCGGCGCCACGGACATGCTGGATCTCGACGACGACGCAATCGAAGTCGTCGACGGCGATGTGTTCGTGCTATGCAGCGACGGCCTGAGTAACGAACTCAGCGACGACGAGATAATTGCGGTATTGACTTCCGCGGAACGGGAGAACGCGTCTGAAGAACTGGTTGAACTGGCACTGGCGAAAGGTGGCCGGGACAACATCACCGCGGTCGTCGTTCAGGCGGAAGACCCCAATGCCACGGACAAAACACTGCTGAATCCGGCACCCTGA
- a CDS encoding sigma-54 interaction domain-containing protein has product MKILDQIEEASPAISYAGLIERIEILRSTLRWSTRLERADIDKLLRQATSLRDEVMQLSHKERFVQAATSAEPQERADQSRGARRKALLERSFIFEGTFGDNARLLESLEIAEKAAPTDLPVLIDGESGTGKELMAKVIHANGSRADKPFISVNCGAIPDNLLESELFGHRKGAFTGASNDRKGKFESAHTGTIFLDEIGELPLAGQVKLLRVLEAHEIQRVGSDETIAVDTRIVAATNRNLRQLSEEGKFREDLFYRLSVIHVTLPPLRERRDEIPLLIAWFGDEAAGTLKRRPVRLTPRLRDFLLNYAYPGNIRELRNVMYRVSCLAGDMADIDHLPVDMRPASPGSSASANVMTSVSGQEPISVANLMSLSDAKRAASDDAEKAFLERGLREVHGTVAELARRIDMNRSHLQMLLKKHGLHSKDFRNRAMSPANRNGADEHDEEEGDA; this is encoded by the coding sequence CGAGCGTGCCGATATCGACAAACTATTGCGGCAGGCCACATCGTTACGCGACGAGGTGATGCAGTTATCGCATAAGGAGCGCTTTGTACAGGCGGCGACTTCGGCCGAGCCGCAGGAGCGCGCCGATCAATCGCGCGGTGCAAGGCGCAAGGCGTTGCTCGAACGCAGCTTCATTTTCGAGGGCACGTTTGGCGATAATGCGCGTTTGCTCGAATCGCTTGAAATTGCCGAGAAGGCGGCGCCGACCGACCTGCCCGTGTTGATCGATGGTGAGAGCGGCACCGGCAAGGAACTGATGGCGAAAGTGATTCACGCGAACGGCTCGCGCGCGGACAAACCGTTTATCTCCGTGAACTGCGGCGCGATTCCGGACAATCTGCTGGAGTCGGAATTGTTCGGGCATCGCAAAGGGGCATTCACCGGGGCGTCGAACGACCGCAAGGGGAAATTCGAAAGCGCGCATACGGGTACGATCTTTCTCGACGAAATCGGTGAGTTGCCGCTGGCAGGGCAGGTGAAACTGTTGCGCGTGCTCGAAGCGCACGAGATTCAACGAGTCGGATCGGATGAAACGATTGCAGTCGACACGCGTATTGTCGCGGCGACGAATCGCAACTTGCGGCAACTCAGCGAAGAGGGCAAGTTTCGCGAGGACCTGTTCTATCGGCTCAGTGTGATTCACGTCACGCTGCCACCGTTGCGCGAGCGTCGCGATGAAATACCGTTGCTGATCGCGTGGTTCGGCGACGAGGCCGCCGGAACCTTAAAGCGCAGGCCCGTCAGATTGACCCCGCGTTTAAGGGACTTTCTTCTGAACTACGCGTATCCGGGAAATATTCGCGAGTTACGTAATGTGATGTATCGGGTGTCGTGTCTCGCGGGAGATATGGCGGACATCGATCATTTGCCGGTGGACATGCGTCCGGCGTCGCCGGGTTCGTCGGCCTCCGCAAATGTCATGACATCGGTAAGCGGGCAGGAGCCGATCAGCGTCGCGAATCTGATGTCGCTGAGCGATGCAAAACGGGCCGCCAGTGACGACGCAGAAAAAGCCTTTCTCGAACGCGGACTTCGCGAAGTGCACGGTACCGTCGCTGAACTGGCGAGGCGGATCGACATGAATCGCTCGCATTTGCAGATGCTTTTGAAGAAACACGGCTTGCACTCGAAAGACTTTCGCAATCGCGCAATGTCGCCTGCAAACCGGAATGGCGCCGATGAGCACGACGAAGAAGAAGGGGACGCGTAG